A segment of the Candidatus Pelagisphaera phototrophica genome:
GTCACTGTAGCCGAGGTGCTTGGTGATTCGGGATACGCTACATCGATGACCGGCAAATGGCACTTGGACGACCAGCCGACTGACCACGGATTCCAGCAATATTTCGGTCACTTGTCGGGCGCGACGGACTTTTTTAAAGGAGATGACACCTTTCGGATAAACGGGGAGGTCTGGAACGACTTCGATGAAGACTTTTACATGACGGATGCGAATGTCGATTACGCAATGGAGTTTATCGATAATTCAGTTGCCACGGGGAAACCGTTTTTCCACTACATCGCGTTCAACGCTCCCCACTATCCACTTCAGGCGCCGAAGGAGGACATTGAAAAGTATCTCGGTCGCTACGATGCGGGTTGGGAAGTCCTCCGACAGGAGCGTTTCGAAAAACAGAAACGCTTGGGGATGTTCCCGAAGGACATGAAACTTCCCAAACTGCCTCATCACATTAAATCTTGGGATTCACTCAGCAAAAGGGAGCGAGAAATGGAAAGCTTTCGCATGGCTATTTTTGCCGCTATGGTCGATCGTGTCGACCAAAACATAGGACGGCTACTCGAATATTTGGATGAAAAGGACCTGCGGGACAACACAATGATCGTCCTATGTTCAGACAATGGGGCTTGTCCGTTCGAACGAAGCCGGAATACGGATATCCCTCCTTGGAAGGCCGATTCATACTACCTTTACGATGCGAGCTGGGCGACCGTCGGCAACACCCCCTTTCGCCACTACAAGCAAACCCAACACGAAGGCGGGATCTCCTCGCCCCTCATTGTGAATTGGCCCGGCAAAGTAGAGAGAGCGGGTGGCTGGGATGACAGCCCTGGCCACTTGATTGATTTGATGGCTACGTTTTTAGATGTCACGGGCGCGACGTATCCAAAAAAGCGTAATGGCGAGAAGATCGTCAGCCTCCAGGGGAAGTCACTGTTTCCGATAATCGAAGGCAAGGGACGTGATGGCCACGATTGGCTCTATTTTCAGTTCGGCACTTGCCGTGCGATTCGGCAGGATGAATGGAAGGCGGTCAGCTTCTACGGGCACGACTGGGAGCTTTACAATATGGCGACAGACCGAGTCGAACAGAACGATCTGGCGAAAACCTATCCCGAAAAAACGAAATCCTTGGTAGCCCTTTGGCACAAAGTCGCTTTGGAAGTGGACAGGGCTCCGGAGAAACAGCGTAAGCCCGTCAATGGAAAACCGGCCTCCCATTCGCAGAAGTCCTGGCATGGAACGGATGAATACGACGACTGGAAAATGCCCCAGTTTTAGTGAATAGTTGCTAAAGCGTTTCGCTAGTTCGACTCATCAACAACGTATGAAAGCGTTTTCAGTTCTATCAACAATTTTCCTGGTTCCGCTCGCCCGGGCTGAAAATAAGCCGAACATCATCTACATCCTTGCCGATGACCTTGGGCGATTGTAGTAGTTCGAGGGCGGTTTTTCTCCCTTATGCGATTCTGGGAAACGAAAACCGATGAAGCGAATCTACACGAATGCAGATCAGAGTCGCGTGGGAATGTATCAGTCTCTGCTGGAGGAAAACGGCATTCAGACGCTTTTGAAAAACAATAATGCGCCCTATAAGGAAGTCTGGCCGGAGGTTTGGGTCGTCAATGATGATCAATACGATGATGCGCTGAAATTGTTTAAGGAATTGGATACCCAATTGAGCGTTCCCGTGGCACCGTGGGACTGTCCAGAATGTGGCGAGCGCATAGAAGAGGGATTTGGCGAATGCTGGAATTGTGGCACAGTGAAAGCAAGTTGATACGGGGTCGGGAGACCAAAGAAAGAAAAGTGAGATGAAAAAGGTAAGCACTAGCGAAATAATCGAGTATGAGTTTTCTTCTCGGAGCGGAAAATATGAGGGTGTGGGTTAGAACATTTCCGAAGATTTAGGGAGAGTTCCGGAATCTACGGATTTAAATGAAAGGCATCCATTCGATACTAAAATTTGTCGCGTTCCAGCGGGTAAGGCACCGTACCCGCTGCATTCGTACACCGTCCAGTGGTAGTTTTATCATGAAACCTCTGGAAAGGAGAAGTTCGTGGTGAAACGGCTGGACCGAAAGCGCTTCCGGCGACGCGTTTTTGTTCAAGCCTGGTGAAGCCCATCAAATTGAGAACAACAGCGATGAGGATCTTATCCTGAATGTAGTCGCCGATAACCCTCTGCGCGAATTTTGCGACCTTCCGGGCATTCATAAATGGGGAGTGCGGCTCACTAAACATAAATTTATTCGCTCTGACTCCTTTGACTACTACGATAGGTAGGAATGATTAGGCACGAAACGAAAAAACGACTGATTCGAATAATTCTAGTGGCGATCTTCCTCGTGGGGGTCATTTTTGCTGTACAGCTTCAGATGGGGCTAGTGAATGTGGGGCAGGAATTTGGCACCTATGGGCCCTACAATCGTGTGTTGAATGTCGTGGAGGAGATGGAAGATCTGGAAGTCGTAAATTCGAGATTGAGAAGAAAACTGGAGCTTAAATTCATTACAACCCTGGAAAACTTTGCCATAACCGTGAAGGACGAGACTGGAAGAAAATCGGTAATTTCCTTTGAAAAAGGCACCGAGGCGTTCGATGAATCGGACCGCGAACGACTCAAGGAAATTATCCTTCGCCGTGCCGCATTAGGATTTCTCAGCAGCACTGATCAGAGTTGACCTTCGCAGTGGCACCTTTTGAGGTATGGAGTATCGGCTCGGACCTCCTAAAACAGTGTGGTGATCTACTAAACACGGTCTTCATGAATTGAAGTGCTCCATTAATTCCTTGTAGGAGCGGCTTTATGCCGCTCTAAGCACGGGAGCATCGCGTCATAAAGCCGCTCCGTAGTTTAAATTGTCGAAAAAAGAGAAATGACTCCTGTCACAACGCAAACACCCGATCCATCTGGGCGGAGATTTTCTTTAGTTCGTAAAGGTCACCGCCTTTAACCTCGGCCGCGACCCAGCCATGGTAGTTGATTTCCAATAGCGCTTCGCGCACGTCTTCGAAGTCTATGTCGCCTTCGCCGATTTGCATGAATTTACCTTCTGCTCGCGAGAATCCCTTTACATCCAGTTTGATGACGCGCTTCCCCAAAGTCCGTATCCAATCTCCCATGGATCCGTATTTCCAATGGTTACCAATGTCGAACTGCATACCCACCCAGGGGGATTGAAATTCGTCCACATATTTCGCAAATGCGTCGGCTGTTTGTTTGGAGTCTCCGTCATGATTGTAGAGGAACTGATTCCAGACATTCTCAATTACAATGGATACGCCTAATTCTGAAGCGAGAGGAAGGGCCTTTTTGATGTTCTCGACGGATCTTGGCCAAATTTCTGACTCCGGTCCGTCCTCGCCTTTTCCGACAACGAGCAAAACGGTATGGCCTCCGACGGCGTGTGTGTCGCGGATCGCTGTCTTCAAATCTTCCAAGGCTTGGGCGCGAACCGAAGCGTCGGGGCTGGAGTGGCGAATCTTCCAATGGGTACTGCAAACCGTGCCATCGACCGGCAGACCGCTTGCAGCGATCGCCGCACGA
Coding sequences within it:
- a CDS encoding sugar phosphate isomerase/epimerase family protein, coding for MLHTRFNRRHFVKSAVAIGASGLLSQDAFSKTSPSYPLKGRLYKTLKINMIRIEASLTEKFRAAKTAGFMGVEMNSPGMDVAETRAAIAASGLPVDGTVCSTHWKIRHSSPDASVRAQALEDLKTAIRDTHAVGGHTVLLVVGKGEDGPESEIWPRSVENIKKALPLASELGVSIVIENVWNQFLYNHDGDSKQTADAFAKYVDEFQSPWVGMQFDIGNHWKYGSMGDWIRTLGKRVIKLDVKGFSRAEGKFMQIGEGDIDFEDVREALLEINYHGWVAAEVKGGDLYELKKISAQMDRVFAL
- a CDS encoding arylsulfatase yields the protein MITLNMNVPPINLFHRVGVLLAFALLPFAKAEDRPNIILMMVDDLGYADFGCYGSEIETPHIDFLANQGLRFSQFYNTAKCHSSRICLLTGLYTYQAGNQALDRSVTVAEVLGDSGYATSMTGKWHLDDQPTDHGFQQYFGHLSGATDFFKGDDTFRINGEVWNDFDEDFYMTDANVDYAMEFIDNSVATGKPFFHYIAFNAPHYPLQAPKEDIEKYLGRYDAGWEVLRQERFEKQKRLGMFPKDMKLPKLPHHIKSWDSLSKREREMESFRMAIFAAMVDRVDQNIGRLLEYLDEKDLRDNTMIVLCSDNGACPFERSRNTDIPPWKADSYYLYDASWATVGNTPFRHYKQTQHEGGISSPLIVNWPGKVERAGGWDDSPGHLIDLMATFLDVTGATYPKKRNGEKIVSLQGKSLFPIIEGKGRDGHDWLYFQFGTCRAIRQDEWKAVSFYGHDWELYNMATDRVEQNDLAKTYPEKTKSLVALWHKVALEVDRAPEKQRKPVNGKPASHSQKSWHGTDEYDDWKMPQF
- a CDS encoding DUF2007 domain-containing protein; translated protein: MKRIYTNADQSRVGMYQSLLEENGIQTLLKNNNAPYKEVWPEVWVVNDDQYDDALKLFKELDTQLSVPVAPWDCPECGERIEEGFGECWNCGTVKAS